TGCCGGGGATACCTTCCTTTATACTGAATCCCACAATGACAGTCTTGCCCTCCAAGAGTGACAGACTCGTGGCAAGACCTGGTTAGAGCCCGCCCAGGCCATGTCCCTGGGAAAGCAACCTCAGCCTCGGCTCTCTTGTCCTTAGCTTCCACTTGTCGAAAGTGCTTTCGCTGCCCTAGGCAGACCTCAGGCTCGCACTGCATTCCCTCTGGGAACTGGGAATGTCCCTTCTTCCATGAAAGTCATTTTCTGTCTGGACTTCTCTTCAGCACATCAGAGGCTGGAGTTGCTCCAGGCTTTTCATCTCAAGTCCCCCAGAAAAGCCCAGGCTTGAATCTGATTGTTTTTTCATCGCCTCTGAATGGGTCATAGGCCTTGCCTTGAATCAGTGGACAAATCAAGTCCTGTGTCCAGGGGGGATGTGATGTGTTGATTGGGGTCACCCCTGCAGTCAGAGGGGGAGTCAGCTGTCCAATCAAGAAAGTGGGTGAAGGAAAGTGAAGGGTACCATGCTTAAAGGGGAGCTGGGGTCTGGAAATAGCACCCCAGtacttcccctttccttccttcttcctctcccctcccctcccctcccctgtctgTATTACTGGAGACTGACCCAGAGGTGCCGTAAATGCTAGGCAGATGCTCCTTTCCTGAGCTAGATCCCCAGGCTCCTTTCTACTTCTAGATTTTGAGTCAAGGCCTCACTCAGCTGCCAGAGATAGTCTTCAACATGTGATCCTCTTGTCCCAGCACCACCCTCTTGCCGGTTTCTGGGTTACAGGTTCACACACCACAGATGCGCACCACCAGGTCCAGCAGTTTTCAACGATGCGGGATTCTCTCTTTGCTTAAACCAGCTTGATTCAGAGTCTGTGTTGTTTCTTGTTTCAATAGGAGTTCTGATGGGAAAAAAGGAGAGACTCATATACAGAAGAGTCCATtttgtaggtgtgtatgtgtgcgtgtgtgtgtgcgtgtgcatgtgtgaggagAATAAGAAAATGAGTGGAATGCCATGCAAATGGTCCCGatggttttgttttatgatgGGTGAGAACACGGTCATTGAGCCATCCTACTCAGTGAGTATAATGGTCAATAAACACATAAGCTCTTCAACATTTCATCGCAAAACAGGCTTTGTGTGAAGTGTTCTGCTCAGCCACAGGCTAATAGAAGAGTCTAAACATGTTAAGACAAGCTAGGCTAAGCTATGGTGTTTGATTAGATCTAGTACATGTATTTGTTTTGACTGACAATATGTTCAGCTTAGAATGGGTTTAGCGAACACAAATCCATAATAAATCCAAGAGACATCTGTGAGAGGGAATAACTAGATATTGGGGCAGCAGGATTAAAAGTAGTTTTTCTGTTATACATTTCATTCATTTAGATTTATATTTATGTGCACGAGCCTTTTTCCTCTATGTATATAAGTGCACCATGCACATGCTGGATGCCTGTAGAGGTTAgatgagggcattggatcctctagaactggagttacagatggttgtgagcctccatgtgggtcctgggaatcaaactcaggtcctctgcatgagcagccagcgctctaaaccatggagccacctctTTAGccaaagttttcattttttaactgaaatttaattttttgagatggttttaGTATGTATTTCTGGCTGGTCAACTTCAAACTTATCTccgcgcctgcctctgcctcctgcatgctgggattaaaggtgtgtgtcaccacagctAGCTTAAaatgtgaagccctggctgtcacTCACTCTCAATTTACTTCAGCCCCTTCAGAATATCCTAACAGTATGTGCTGCTCCAAtggacttctttctttttcttttttaatttatttgtgattatgtgtatgcatgtgtattatgcgtgcatgtatttatgtgtgtgcatgtgtgtgtatgtgtgatgctCAGAGGTTGATAGCAGGTATTTCTTTCAATCACCCTTCACTTTATATACTGAGGCAGACGCTctctccttgaactcagagctcaccaATTTACCAATTTGGCTACTCTAGTTAACCAGCTTGTTCCAAGATTCTTGGTCCCCCTGCTTCCATGCAACAGGATGATGAGTGGGCCACTATGCCCATCCAGGGTTTTAGGGATTCTGGGGACCTAAAGTCCATCTTCatacttgcatggcaagtgctttacccacaagccatctccccaaccccttgCTCAGTATTTATTACTTGCAGTGCACCAAGTATGGGTTGCTAAGGGCTCATCATTCTCTGCCAAGTCGTCTTGGTTGTTCATCGGTTCAGGGAGTGAGAGGAACTCTCTTTTCTGCTGTTGGTATTGCAGGCAAGAACATGAGCCTCCTAAACACAAGCGACAGCTGCTCGTTCGTTGACGTGGATAAGATGATGAGCACCTTGCAGCTGGCAGTCCACATCCCCACCTTCCTCCTGGGCCTGGTCCTCAATCTCTTGGCTATCCGAGGCTTCAGTACCTTTCTGAGGAAGAGGCAGCCAGAATACATTGCCACTTCCATCTACATGATTAACTTGGCCGTCTTCGACTTACTGCTCGTGCTCTCACTCCCGTTCAAGATGGTCCTGCCGCAAGTGGACTCCCCGTCCCGGGGCTTCTGCACGCTGGTGGAGTGCCTCTACTTCATCAGCATGTACGGGAGTATTTTCACCATCTGCTTCATCAGCCTGGACAGGTTCCTGGCCATGCAGTACCCACTCCTGGTCAGCTACTTCCGGTCCCCCAGGAAGACCTTTGGGATCTGCTGCATCCTCTGGATCCTGGTATGGATTGGAAGCATTCCCATCTACACTTTCCACAGGGAGGTGGAGAACTTCAAGTGCTTCCACAACATGTCCGACGGCACCTGGAGTGCCAGGGTCTTCTTCCCCCTGGAGATCtttggcttcctccttcccatgaGCATCATGGGCTTTTGTTCCTATAGGAGCATCCGCATCCTGATGGGCCGTAGGGAGTACACTCAGGACTGGGTCCGGCAGAGAGCCTGCATCTGGACCATCGCTACCAACCTTGTCATCTTCGTGGTCTCCTTTCTGCCGGTGCACTTGGGCTTCTTCCTGCAGTTCCTGGTGAGGAACAGCTTTATCGCAGAGTGCAGAGTCAAGCAGAGCATCAGCTTGTTCCTGCAACTGTCCCTGTGCTTCTCCAACATCAACTGCTGCCTCGATGTTTTCTGCTATTACTTTGTCATCAAAGAATTTCGCATGGGCATCAAGGCCCACCGGCCTTCCAGAGTCCAGCTGGTCCACCAGGACACCACGATCTCCAGGGGTTAAGGGAAGGTACCCCAAGGGAGGGAAATCCTGTCCCAAATTCTCATTAGAAACATCCTGTGCCTCTCTGATATTCGCTGGCTACCATCTTTGTTCCTTATACCCCTAAGACCTTTTCACAGCATCTGGACAGCTGATGTATGTCACCTTTGGTTTGCATTTGCTAAAGAACCAGGTGACTTCTTCATTTCTAAGTCCAAAATGTAGGAAGCAGaagaatcaaaaaaagaaaaaaagaaaacgtaACTTTAGAAGCCTGTTTCTCAGCTTTCCCATCTTTCCATTCTGTTGGAAGAGTCgagaaagggagagatggagaaaggggtAGAGCTGGGATTCGAGAGCATTTTGGTAGAGAtacagggagagggaagaaacatGCCTTCAAGGTGGAGCAAGCTTGCACTTTTCCCCAGACCCTTCTGAAGCTCTGTTGGCAATGACCCCACAGAAAAGATTTTCTTCCAGCCCTAGAAAGGTGCAAGAGGTCATCCAAACCTTCTCATGCCCTTGAAACGGACTAGACGGAAGGAGGGAGCTGTGTGCGGCAGGTCACGGGGAAGCAGGAGACACTATGGGGCCAATGGGGACAGGCTGGAAAGAGGGCAAAGTGGAAAAGGTCTAGAATACACTCAGGGGAGGAAAGAGACACACCTGAGCTGGAACTGGATGCCTGCTCTCCTAACGCCGTCAGTAGTACTGCTGTCCCAAGACTCAGACAACCTAAAAAAGATAGCTCTCTCGAAGGTGACCATCCTTCTCCCTTGGACAGCCTAGAAACAGATCATTGGACCAGTAGGAAGGAAGCAAGGTTCAGTCATCCCAGAATGAAGGAAGAGTCCTTATTGGGTCCTTTCACTGGTGACAGGTCTAGGGAGCTGGCCAGGaactggagggaggagagggggtggCTTTCTTCACTAGGCGGCAGGAAGGCCTGGGTTGGAAGAAGGTGGTGAGGCGCTAGTTCCTGGAAGGAAACTCCAGACAGCTGAATCAGTGTTGGAGCCTTCATGGGCTCTTCTCGCTCTGGCGGAGGTGCTGACAGTGACAGCTGCAAGCCTCACTTGCCATGACTCAGCCGTTCCAGAGAGTGAAACGATCAGGAGGATAAATTGTGGGGTGCTTTTGCAAGACGGAAGGAGTGGGATGAGAAGAAACGCATGAGACTTACCCGAAGAAGACACACGGTCTTTAGGAAGAGGAGCAGCTACAGCCCTGACTCACTGCATCCCAGGGACgagagactgggggaggggtggtgacgtggggagggagagaagaggagaggaaaggaaaggaggcgaggaggaggaaggtagatggatgggaagggagggctgaggcagggagagacTAGGAAGGGTCCTTAGGGAAGGTAAAGGCAGAGCAGCTTCCTCCTGAGAGTCTATCATCCCCCTTGGATTGGAAGCCAAGGAAGGGCTGGTACTTCCAGGTCATGGTGGCCGTGGCAGTGTTTAGGTGGCACCGTGGAGCCACCTGTGGACCACTGAAGGAAAACGTAAGGAAGAGCGTCAAGGGCCTTGGCAGTGGCTGTAGAGGATGTCTCAGATCCAGAGCCCGCCTGAGAGCTGGGCCTCCAGGAGCCTGTCAGTGGAGACGCGGGGCCATGCAGACCCGAAAGGGGGCCCCAGCCTTGCGTGCTGTTTTGTCTCACAGCTGTCCTGGACAGAGATGCCATCTGTGACTCCGAGACAGCCTGACCGTCACATCCAGCAGAACATTCGGGTAGGTCTTGGGACCACCTCCACTGAGTTCTCTCTGTGTACGGAGCCGTTAGCCCGTCCAGCAGAGTCAAATAGTCCCCTCCATGTGCAAGTGTGTCTGCCAGGTAGGCGTCCCCAGAGGAAAGGCTTAGCAGGCCTTGACTACCCATCCCCGTTGATGGCCAAATGCTAAAACTGACCCGATGGTGGAAAGGGCTTTGTGTCCCCAAGAGGATCGTTGTCTAAGGCAGGGAATCTAGAGCCTTAAACTGCGGAGAGGTTCCTGGAGGGGTACAGCAGTGTCTGATCGGTGTGATGACCCTGGATCTGGAGATGAGGGGACAGACTTGAGAACCCCCTGATTTGTCCCCAAAGAGTGAGTGGAAGGAAAGTCTTGTCTTTTCCCAGGGAGACTTACCTGTGTGTGTCCACACTCTGGGCCCACGTCACCAGTCCTATGGGTCCGTAACTGGCAGTTTGGCCCAGCAGTACAGAAAATAGGGACAGTTAGAGTCGGAGCACAGCCAATGGCTGTCAGCGAGTCGGGTACACCCAGGACTTAGTTGTGGAAAAAGTCCAGATTCCTGTTACTAAAGCCAGTGAGGCTAGAAGCTATTGTTTGAGCACAAACGTGACCTTATTTGTACCCAGGCTAGAAAATCTGACATATCAGCTGCGTGTACAGTTGTGAAATCGAGCAAAAATTAACTGGAAAACCAATTTGATTAGCATGatttaccaaataaataaattaattcaatGCACGGTGACTTTGTCTTGGGCTTCCATTTCTGATTCCAGAGAAGAACTGATCTCTAAGGGCCCCTCAGATTCAACAACTGTGGCCCCTCAGATTCACCAGCCACCTTGGCACCGAGTATGGCGTTCCAGGGCACCTATCTCAGGTGTGCAGCTGGTCTTCCCAATGAGCTAGGAGCTAGACCCCGAGGAAGTCTAGTGGCAGTCACATGGGTGCTCAGTTATCTGCAGTAGCCACTGAGTCTCACGGACCCCACACACCCGGCCCCAGTCCTTTTCAGCCATCTTGTTCCACCACAACATGGCTCTGCATGCATTAAGGGGCCCAGCCTGAGAGGCCTGCTGACCATGCATCCTCCGGTGGTAATGCCCAATAGGCTTAGACCTAAGACACTCCTTTTTCCTAAGTACCTCAAGTTCCAAGACATGACCCGGATGTGGAAGTAGGGACATCCTCATtcctcagcagtcatttttctgttaaCCCTAGCTACCTCACGGCTGGGCCCTGTGCCCTTGGATCCCAGAGGATGTCACTGGAGAATGCCTGTTCATCAGCTGCCTTTGCCAGCTTTGTTGCTTTCGTGCCTGCTTCCCACGGACCTTTGGAAGGTGACGTCATTACAGTCATACAGTGGAGACGCCCTGGGTTTCTGAGAACGCCCACGGGGAAGATTCTACCCTCTAGAAAGTTACCATGAATCACTAGTAATTTCAAAGATGCTTGAAATGACTGTAGGCTCAGTAGCAGTCTCAGAGACTCGCTAGGATTAGAAAGGACTGGTTTAACGGATCAGCCAGGGACAGACAGGGTGGGCTTTCTGCCCAGCCAAGCAGGACCCATGTGGAGAGGCCACCTGCAAGAGCCTCCCTGGTCCTCAGAGGGCCAGCTACACTGTGGACAGCATCCTTTGGGGGCCACAGAGAGGCTGGCTGAGGCCGCTGTGAGAATCCCATTCTGAGGACAGGGGACTCAAAGATTCATGGAAGTTGATTTTGGGGTGCACACCCCTGAAACTACCACCGTAGTACCTCTCACTTCTCGGCAATGCCTCTTAGTAAGGCCAGGGCAGAGCTACCCCAGGTGCTGAAGGAACGTGGAACACAGGAGAGAGGAGCAAAGTGCATGCCTGTCCCCTCTTTCCTCCGTGAACAGTGCTGGGGGAGGGACCGTCACCCCGAGAGCTACAGCACAAGTGAGGCCCTCTGCCCTTTGGTGTCTGCAAAGCAAAGACTTCAAAGGAATGCTTGTGGGAGCGACCCTGAGCTCACCTTTGAGGCCCCAGGCGGTGCCTTTGCTCCAAAGCAGTCACCTGAGAAACTATAACCAAAACTCTGCACGAGGTACATTGCAgtcatgggggtgggaggaggtgggagaggtATTGCACAGCACAGTCTTGCCATTTAATCTGCAAAGTGAGGCTCTGTGGAGCACCCCTCTTTTCTAAGGT
This genomic window from Chionomys nivalis chromosome 2, mChiNiv1.1, whole genome shotgun sequence contains:
- the Gpr55 gene encoding G-protein coupled receptor 55, coding for MSLLNTSDSCSFVDVDKMMSTLQLAVHIPTFLLGLVLNLLAIRGFSTFLRKRQPEYIATSIYMINLAVFDLLLVLSLPFKMVLPQVDSPSRGFCTLVECLYFISMYGSIFTICFISLDRFLAMQYPLLVSYFRSPRKTFGICCILWILVWIGSIPIYTFHREVENFKCFHNMSDGTWSARVFFPLEIFGFLLPMSIMGFCSYRSIRILMGRREYTQDWVRQRACIWTIATNLVIFVVSFLPVHLGFFLQFLVRNSFIAECRVKQSISLFLQLSLCFSNINCCLDVFCYYFVIKEFRMGIKAHRPSRVQLVHQDTTISRG